The following are from one region of the Microbacterium sp. BK668 genome:
- a CDS encoding DUF3145 domain-containing protein, whose amino-acid sequence MATPQARGVIYIHSAPRALCPHLEWAVGRALGRPVSFDWDDQPVLSGSRRTEFYWEGPGGTGAALATAIRGWEHLRFEVSEDPTPRSDGGRWMHTPGLGIHYAQTDTAGNVVIGEDRVRYAMEVAAGDPVELQRELEVALGAAWDEELEPFRHASDDAPVVWLHKVG is encoded by the coding sequence ATGGCGACACCACAAGCGCGTGGAGTGATCTACATCCACTCCGCGCCGCGCGCGTTGTGCCCCCACCTCGAGTGGGCCGTCGGGCGCGCCCTCGGGCGCCCCGTGAGCTTCGACTGGGACGACCAGCCCGTGCTGTCGGGCAGTCGCCGCACCGAGTTCTACTGGGAAGGACCCGGCGGGACCGGGGCGGCTCTGGCCACGGCGATCCGCGGCTGGGAGCACCTCCGGTTCGAGGTGAGCGAGGACCCCACGCCGCGCAGCGACGGCGGGCGCTGGATGCACACGCCGGGGCTCGGCATCCACTATGCGCAGACGGACACCGCGGGCAACGTCGTGATCGGCGAGGACCGCGTGCGCTACGCGATGGAGGTTGCGGCCGGGGATCCGGTCGAGCTGCAGCGCGAGCTGGAAGTCGCGCTCGGAGCGGCGTGGGACGAGGAGCTGGAGCCGTTCCGGCATGCGAGCGACGATGCCCCGGTGGTGTGGCTGCACAAGGTGGGATGA
- a CDS encoding beta-ketoacyl-[acyl-carrier-protein] synthase family protein: MSNSRIVVTGIGASSPLGGTAPESWSALLAGESGAHTLENDWAERYGLPVSFAAEAKVRPDTVLDRPVAKRLDPSSQFALVAAIEAWEDAGAPDVEPERLGVDFATGIGGLWTLLDGWDTLREKGPRRVLPMTVPMLMPNAAAGNLSLHFNARAYARTVASACASSTESIVNAIEHLRSGLADVVIAGGTESVIHPVTIAAFSSMQALSRRNDSPETASRPGSVDRDGFVMGEGAAVLILETEEHAKARGAKIYAAVVGGGVTADSYHITANDPEGTGAARAVRLALEMADASPDDVTHINAHATSTPVGDPNEYVALKSVFGARIDDIPVSATKASTGHLLGGTGALEAIFTVLALRERTAPPTINITTQDPEVPFRISGDGQPLGDGQQLAISNSFGFGGHNAVAAFASV; the protein is encoded by the coding sequence ATGAGCAACTCCCGCATCGTCGTGACCGGCATCGGCGCGTCGTCGCCCCTCGGCGGCACGGCTCCCGAGAGCTGGTCCGCGCTCCTCGCCGGCGAATCCGGTGCGCACACGCTGGAGAACGACTGGGCCGAGCGGTACGGCCTCCCCGTCTCCTTCGCCGCCGAGGCCAAGGTCCGTCCCGACACGGTCCTCGACCGGCCGGTGGCCAAGCGTCTCGACCCGTCGTCGCAGTTCGCGCTCGTCGCGGCGATCGAGGCCTGGGAGGACGCCGGAGCTCCCGACGTCGAGCCGGAGCGCCTCGGCGTCGATTTCGCCACCGGCATCGGAGGTCTCTGGACGCTCCTCGACGGCTGGGACACGCTCCGGGAGAAGGGGCCGCGCCGGGTCCTCCCGATGACGGTGCCGATGCTCATGCCCAACGCCGCGGCCGGCAACCTGTCGCTGCACTTCAACGCCCGCGCCTACGCGCGCACCGTTGCCAGCGCGTGCGCCTCGAGCACGGAGTCGATCGTGAACGCGATCGAGCATCTGCGCTCGGGCCTTGCCGACGTGGTGATCGCGGGCGGCACGGAGTCGGTGATCCATCCCGTCACGATCGCCGCGTTCTCGTCGATGCAGGCTCTGTCGCGGCGCAACGACTCTCCGGAGACGGCGTCGCGACCCGGCAGTGTCGACCGCGATGGCTTCGTCATGGGCGAGGGTGCGGCGGTTCTCATCCTCGAGACCGAGGAACACGCCAAAGCGCGGGGCGCGAAGATCTACGCCGCCGTCGTCGGCGGCGGCGTGACAGCCGACTCCTACCACATCACCGCCAACGACCCGGAGGGCACGGGAGCCGCACGCGCGGTGCGACTCGCGCTCGAGATGGCGGATGCCTCCCCCGACGACGTGACGCACATCAACGCGCACGCGACCTCGACCCCGGTCGGCGATCCGAACGAGTACGTCGCCTTGAAGTCGGTCTTCGGAGCGCGCATCGACGACATCCCCGTCTCGGCCACCAAGGCCTCGACGGGGCACCTCCTCGGCGGGACGGGGGCGCTCGAAGCGATCTTCACGGTTCTCGCGCTGCGCGAGCGCACCGCGCCGCCGACGATCAACATCACGACGCAGGACCCCGAGGTGCCCTTCCGGATCTCGGGCGACGGCCAGCCGCTCGGCGACGGCCAGCAGCTCGCGATCAGCAACTCGTTCGGATTCGGCGGGCACAACGCGGTCGCCGCGTTCGCCTCCGTCTGA
- a CDS encoding acyl carrier protein: MAFTNDEVLAGLAELITDETGISADEVALDKSFTDDLDIDSISMMTIVVNAEEKFGVTIPDDEVKNLKTVGDAVTFITSNQA; encoded by the coding sequence ATGGCATTCACCAACGACGAGGTCCTCGCAGGGCTCGCAGAACTCATCACCGACGAGACCGGCATCTCGGCCGACGAGGTCGCGCTCGACAAGTCGTTCACCGACGACCTCGACATCGACTCCATCTCGATGATGACCATCGTCGTCAATGCGGAGGAGAAGTTCGGCGTCACCATCCCCGACGACGAGGTGAAGAACCTCAAGACCGTCGGCGACGCCGTCACGTTCATCACGTCCAACCAGGCGTAG
- a CDS encoding beta-ketoacyl-ACP synthase III, whose amino-acid sequence MTRPLIQPTGPAHTRIYSYGAARGEIAVPNEELVGPIDSSDEWIRQRTGIVTRTRAVKETTAIELATDAAREAIERSGVPASDVDAVIVATVSNPKQTPSVSAIVADRVGANPAAAFDLNAACAGFAYGVAQADALIRGGIANYVVVVGAEKLSDIVDPADRSISFLLGDGAGAVVIGPSDSPGIGPTVWGSDGSKADAVGMNYTLTEFRDGEAPWPTLRQEGPTVFRWAVWEMVKVARQALEAAGVEASDLAAFVPHQANMRIIDEFAKQLGLPETVVIGRDIETTGNTSAASIPLATHRLLEEHPELSGGLALQIGFGAGLVFGAQVVRLP is encoded by the coding sequence ATGACCCGTCCGCTGATCCAGCCCACGGGGCCGGCGCATACCCGCATCTACTCGTACGGCGCGGCGCGCGGCGAGATCGCCGTCCCGAACGAAGAGCTCGTCGGACCGATCGACTCCAGCGACGAGTGGATCCGCCAGCGCACCGGCATCGTCACGCGTACGCGTGCGGTCAAGGAGACGACGGCCATCGAGCTGGCGACGGATGCCGCGCGGGAGGCCATCGAGCGCTCCGGGGTGCCGGCATCCGACGTCGATGCCGTGATCGTCGCGACCGTGAGCAATCCGAAGCAGACGCCGTCGGTCTCGGCCATCGTCGCCGACCGGGTCGGAGCCAATCCCGCGGCAGCGTTCGACCTGAACGCGGCCTGCGCAGGGTTCGCGTACGGCGTCGCGCAGGCGGACGCGCTCATCCGCGGGGGCATCGCGAACTACGTCGTCGTCGTGGGAGCCGAGAAGCTCAGCGACATCGTCGACCCCGCCGACCGGAGCATCTCGTTCCTCCTCGGCGACGGCGCCGGCGCCGTCGTGATCGGTCCGAGCGACTCCCCCGGCATCGGTCCCACCGTGTGGGGCTCCGACGGCTCGAAGGCCGACGCCGTCGGCATGAACTACACCCTGACCGAGTTCCGCGACGGCGAGGCGCCGTGGCCGACCCTTCGCCAGGAGGGGCCGACGGTCTTCCGCTGGGCGGTGTGGGAGATGGTGAAGGTGGCGCGGCAGGCCCTCGAGGCCGCAGGTGTCGAGGCATCCGATCTGGCCGCCTTCGTTCCCCACCAGGCCAACATGCGCATCATCGACGAGTTCGCCAAGCAGCTCGGCCTTCCCGAGACCGTCGTGATCGGACGCGACATCGAGACGACCGGCAACACCTCGGCGGCATCCATCCCTCTCGCCACCCACCGGCTGCTCGAGGAGCACCCGGAGCTGAGCGGCGGACTGGCGCTGCAGATCGGCTTCGGCGCCGGGCTCGTCTTCGGCGCCCAGGTCGTCCGCCTCCCGTGA
- a CDS encoding ACP S-malonyltransferase, whose amino-acid sequence MIIAVFPGQGSQSPGFLAPWLERDGARERLAQYSEWADVDLIAAGTEWDADRIRDTRVAQPLIVAASLLSWNSLDGRGRVSGVAGHSVGEFAAAAAAGVLSEEDALRLVGIRGRAMAEAAAAEQTGMSAVIGGDEASVVSRLEELDLTPANYNGGGQLVAAGALDALQKLAADPVAGTRVIPLQVAGAFHTRYMAPAVDKLRDAASQVATNDPALRVWTNRDGSVVESGAAYRDLLVEQVASPVRWDLCMTSFADAGVTGLVELSPAGTLVGLAKRALRGVPGVALKTPDDLASADALLNGETA is encoded by the coding sequence GTGATCATCGCGGTCTTTCCCGGGCAGGGCTCTCAGTCCCCCGGATTTCTCGCCCCCTGGCTCGAGCGCGACGGCGCTCGCGAACGGCTTGCCCAGTACTCCGAGTGGGCGGACGTCGACCTCATTGCCGCGGGCACGGAGTGGGATGCCGACCGCATCCGCGACACCCGGGTCGCCCAGCCGCTGATCGTGGCGGCGAGCCTGCTGTCGTGGAACTCACTGGACGGGCGCGGCCGAGTGTCCGGTGTCGCCGGCCATTCCGTGGGCGAGTTCGCCGCGGCCGCCGCGGCCGGCGTCCTGTCCGAAGAGGATGCCCTCCGGCTCGTGGGTATCCGGGGGCGCGCGATGGCCGAGGCTGCGGCGGCGGAGCAGACCGGGATGAGCGCCGTCATCGGCGGCGACGAGGCATCCGTCGTCTCGCGGCTCGAAGAGCTCGACCTCACGCCCGCGAACTACAACGGCGGCGGACAGCTCGTCGCGGCGGGAGCCCTCGACGCGCTGCAGAAGCTCGCCGCCGACCCGGTCGCGGGTACCCGCGTCATTCCTCTGCAGGTCGCCGGAGCCTTCCACACCCGCTACATGGCGCCGGCGGTCGACAAGCTCCGCGACGCGGCGTCGCAGGTCGCGACCAACGACCCGGCGCTGCGCGTGTGGACCAATCGCGACGGGTCCGTAGTGGAGTCCGGCGCCGCGTATCGCGACCTCCTCGTCGAGCAGGTCGCCTCTCCCGTCCGCTGGGACCTCTGCATGACCTCCTTCGCCGATGCCGGCGTCACAGGCCTGGTCGAGCTCAGCCCCGCCGGGACGCTCGTCGGTCTCGCCAAGCGCGCCCTGCGCGGCGTCCCGGGTGTGGCGCTGAAGACGCCCGACGATCTGGCGTCGGCAGACGCCCTCCTGAACGGAGAGACGGCATGA
- a CDS encoding PucR family transcriptional regulator — MPAPSSPMDKTETLAWLRRISGDLATVTMKRLEDTLPWYAEMPPARRSAVGLVAQAGITSFIQWYDDPNSTPWIAADIFAAAPRELLRSVSLQQTLQLIRVTVEVTEERVASKSEDLREAMLLYSREVAFAAADVYARAAETRGLWDARLEALVVDSILTGEADEELPSRIAALGWHGHGEVAVLVGTTPPMLDVDQLRRTARKLGVDVLIGVQGSRLVLVLGRAELPARSDELTAELPFPEIARRLEPGFGTGHLVLGPAVPALVDASQSARASLAGFAVARAWRHAPRPVEADDLLPERALAGDPLAKQTLVERIYRPLQQHSADLVATLWSYLDNGRSLEATARELFVHPNTVRYRLKRVSDVIGWDATGPREALILQTALILGSIGTDATRRRAPASRRPHG, encoded by the coding sequence ATGCCCGCCCCTTCCTCGCCGATGGACAAGACGGAGACGCTCGCCTGGCTGCGCCGCATCTCGGGCGACCTCGCGACGGTGACGATGAAGCGCCTGGAGGACACGCTCCCCTGGTACGCCGAGATGCCGCCGGCTCGGCGGTCCGCCGTCGGGCTCGTGGCGCAGGCGGGCATCACGTCGTTCATCCAGTGGTACGACGACCCCAACTCGACGCCATGGATCGCGGCCGACATCTTCGCGGCGGCGCCCCGCGAGCTGCTGCGCAGCGTCAGCCTGCAGCAGACGCTCCAGCTCATCCGCGTCACGGTCGAGGTGACCGAGGAGCGCGTCGCGAGCAAGAGCGAGGATCTGCGCGAGGCGATGCTCCTCTACTCGCGCGAGGTCGCATTCGCGGCCGCCGACGTGTACGCGCGTGCCGCCGAGACGAGGGGCTTGTGGGATGCGCGACTGGAGGCCCTCGTCGTCGACTCGATCCTGACGGGTGAGGCGGACGAGGAGCTGCCCAGCCGCATCGCGGCCCTCGGGTGGCACGGGCACGGTGAGGTCGCGGTGCTCGTCGGCACCACCCCCCCGATGCTCGACGTCGATCAGCTGCGCCGCACGGCGCGCAAGCTGGGGGTCGACGTGCTGATCGGCGTGCAGGGGTCGCGGCTCGTGCTCGTCCTCGGGCGCGCCGAGCTGCCCGCCCGCAGCGACGAGCTCACCGCTGAGCTCCCCTTCCCCGAGATCGCGCGGCGGCTCGAGCCCGGGTTCGGCACGGGGCACCTCGTGCTCGGTCCCGCCGTCCCGGCGCTCGTGGACGCGAGTCAGAGCGCACGTGCCTCCCTCGCCGGCTTCGCCGTCGCGCGCGCGTGGCGTCATGCGCCCCGCCCCGTGGAAGCGGACGACCTGCTGCCCGAGCGCGCGCTCGCCGGCGACCCGCTGGCGAAGCAGACGCTCGTCGAGCGGATCTACCGGCCTCTCCAGCAGCACAGCGCGGATCTGGTCGCGACGCTGTGGAGCTACCTCGACAACGGCCGGTCTCTCGAGGCGACGGCGCGCGAGCTGTTCGTGCACCCGAACACGGTGCGATACCGGCTCAAGCGCGTGTCGGACGTCATCGGGTGGGATGCCACGGGCCCGCGCGAGGCTCTCATTCTGCAGACCGCTCTCATCCTCGGCTCGATCGGCACCGACGCGACGCGGCGAAGGGCTCCGGCATCCCGTCGTCCGCACGGATGA
- the aceE gene encoding pyruvate dehydrogenase (acetyl-transferring), homodimeric type, which translates to MTVNDQDPYSQGPLDSDPEETSEWQESLQQLVKAKGSGRGREIMLSLLQKSHELQLNVPQVPTTDYINTIAPENEPEFPGDEELERRYRRWIRWNAAITVHRAQRPGIGVGGHISTYASSASLYEVGFNHFFRGLDDPSGGDQIFIQGHASPGIYARSFLEGRLSAQQLDGFRQEKSKAPDGIPSYPHPRLMPEYWQFPTVSMGLGPINAIYQAMTNKYLTNRGIKDLSSSRVWAFLGDGEMDEVESRGQLQVAANEGLDNLTFVVNCNLQRLDGPVRGNGKIIQELESFFRGAGWNVIKVVWGSGWDQLLANDKDGALVHLMNTTPDGDFQTYRAEDGKFIRDHFFGRDERAAALVKDWTDEQIWGDLRRGGLDYRKVYAAYKAATEHKGQPTVILAKTIKGYGLGHHFEGRNATHQMKKMTLEDLKHFRDSMRIPISDEQLEENPYLPPYFHPGGEDETIRYMVERRRALGGFLPERRSHHVPITLPGDETYALPKKGSGTQEVATTMAFVRLLKDLLRAKDFGNRIVPIIPDEARTFGIDAYFPTAKIYNPNGQNYTSVDRQLLLAYKESPQGQILHVGINEAGAVAAFTGTGTSYSTHGEPLIPVYVFYSMFGFQRTGDAQWAAGDQMARGFIIGATAGRTTLTGEGLQHADGHSQLLASTNPATVSYDPAYGYEIAHIVRSGLERMYGGTHADPNVMYYLTVYNEPLVQPAEPEGVDVEGIVRGIHRISSPEGEGARAQILASGVGVPWALEAQQLLRDDWGVQADVWSVTSWSELRRDGLAADEHNFLHPDQEPRTAYITEKLRDTPGPVIAVSDWMHAVQDQIRPWVQHRFATLGADGFGFSDTRPAARRFFKIDGPSVVVRTLQALAEDGIVDRSLAAQAIEKYRLHDVTAGTSGNAGGES; encoded by the coding sequence GTGACTGTCAACGATCAGGATCCGTACTCCCAGGGCCCGCTCGACAGCGACCCGGAAGAGACCTCCGAGTGGCAGGAGTCCCTGCAGCAGCTCGTGAAGGCGAAGGGATCCGGCCGTGGCCGCGAGATCATGCTGAGCCTGCTGCAGAAGTCGCACGAGCTGCAGCTGAACGTGCCGCAGGTCCCGACGACGGACTACATCAACACCATCGCGCCCGAGAACGAGCCGGAGTTCCCCGGCGACGAGGAGCTCGAGCGCCGCTACCGGCGATGGATCCGCTGGAACGCGGCCATCACCGTGCACCGCGCGCAGCGCCCGGGCATCGGGGTCGGCGGCCACATCTCCACGTACGCGTCGTCCGCCTCGCTGTACGAGGTCGGCTTCAACCACTTCTTCCGCGGCCTCGACGACCCCTCCGGCGGCGACCAGATCTTCATCCAGGGTCACGCCTCCCCCGGCATCTACGCGCGGTCGTTCCTCGAAGGCCGCCTGAGCGCGCAGCAGCTCGACGGCTTCCGCCAGGAGAAGTCCAAGGCCCCCGACGGCATCCCGTCGTACCCGCACCCGCGCCTCATGCCCGAGTACTGGCAGTTCCCCACGGTCTCGATGGGACTCGGCCCGATCAACGCCATCTACCAGGCGATGACGAACAAGTACCTCACCAACCGCGGGATCAAGGACCTCTCGAGCTCGCGGGTGTGGGCCTTCCTCGGCGACGGCGAGATGGACGAGGTCGAGAGCCGCGGGCAGCTGCAGGTCGCTGCGAACGAGGGCCTGGACAACCTCACGTTCGTCGTCAACTGCAACCTGCAGCGTCTGGACGGCCCTGTCCGCGGCAACGGCAAGATCATCCAGGAGCTGGAGAGCTTCTTCCGGGGCGCCGGATGGAACGTCATCAAGGTCGTGTGGGGCAGCGGCTGGGATCAGCTCCTCGCCAACGACAAGGACGGCGCCCTCGTCCACCTCATGAACACGACGCCCGACGGCGACTTCCAGACGTACCGCGCCGAGGACGGCAAGTTCATCCGCGACCACTTCTTCGGCCGCGACGAGCGCGCCGCCGCCCTGGTGAAAGACTGGACGGACGAGCAGATCTGGGGCGACCTGCGTCGCGGCGGACTCGACTACCGCAAGGTCTACGCGGCGTACAAGGCCGCCACCGAGCACAAGGGTCAGCCCACCGTCATCCTCGCGAAGACCATCAAGGGCTATGGCCTGGGGCACCACTTCGAGGGTCGCAACGCGACCCACCAGATGAAGAAGATGACGCTCGAGGACCTCAAGCACTTCCGCGACTCGATGCGCATCCCGATCTCGGACGAGCAGCTCGAGGAGAACCCCTACCTTCCGCCCTACTTCCACCCCGGAGGCGAGGACGAGACGATCCGGTACATGGTGGAGCGCCGCCGCGCCCTGGGCGGATTCCTGCCGGAGCGCCGGTCGCACCACGTTCCGATCACGCTCCCCGGCGACGAGACCTACGCGCTTCCCAAGAAGGGGTCCGGTACGCAGGAGGTCGCCACGACGATGGCGTTCGTGCGCCTCCTGAAGGACCTGCTGCGCGCGAAGGACTTCGGCAACCGGATCGTCCCGATCATCCCCGACGAGGCCCGCACGTTCGGCATCGACGCCTACTTCCCGACGGCGAAGATCTACAACCCGAACGGTCAAAACTACACGTCGGTCGACCGTCAGCTGCTCCTGGCGTACAAGGAGAGCCCGCAGGGCCAGATCCTGCACGTCGGCATCAACGAGGCGGGCGCCGTCGCCGCGTTCACGGGGACGGGGACGTCGTACTCGACGCACGGCGAGCCGCTCATCCCGGTCTACGTCTTCTACTCCATGTTCGGCTTCCAGCGCACGGGCGACGCCCAGTGGGCGGCGGGCGATCAGATGGCGCGCGGCTTCATCATCGGGGCGACGGCAGGACGCACCACCCTCACGGGCGAGGGCCTCCAGCACGCCGACGGACACTCGCAGCTGCTCGCGTCGACCAACCCTGCGACGGTCTCGTACGACCCCGCCTACGGGTACGAGATCGCGCACATCGTCCGATCGGGTCTCGAGCGGATGTACGGCGGCACTCATGCCGACCCCAACGTCATGTACTACCTCACGGTGTACAACGAGCCGCTCGTGCAGCCGGCCGAGCCCGAGGGCGTCGACGTCGAAGGCATCGTGCGGGGCATCCACCGCATCTCGAGCCCCGAGGGCGAGGGCGCCCGCGCCCAGATCCTCGCGTCGGGCGTCGGGGTGCCGTGGGCGCTCGAGGCGCAGCAGCTCCTCCGTGACGACTGGGGCGTGCAGGCGGACGTCTGGTCGGTGACCTCGTGGTCGGAGCTGCGTCGCGATGGCCTCGCCGCCGACGAGCACAACTTCCTGCACCCCGATCAGGAGCCGCGCACGGCGTACATCACCGAGAAGCTCCGCGACACCCCCGGCCCCGTCATCGCGGTCAGCGACTGGATGCATGCGGTCCAGGACCAGATCCGTCCGTGGGTGCAGCACCGCTTCGCGACGCTCGGCGCCGACGGCTTCGGCTTCTCGGACACCCGCCCGGCAGCCCGTCGCTTCTTCAAGATCGACGGCCCCTCCGTCGTGGTCCGCACGCTCCAGGCTCTCGCCGAGGACGGCATCGTGGACCGCAGCCTCGCGGCCCAGGCGATCGAGAAGTACCGCCTGCACGACGTGACGGCCGGCACGAGCGGCAACGCAGGCGGCGAGAGCTGA
- a CDS encoding amino acid permease, protein MSILRTKSVEQAIADTDEPEFRLKKSLSALDLTVFGVGVVIGAGIFTLTGRAAHDVAGPAIVISFVVAAIACALAALCYAEFASTVPVAGSAYTFSYSSLGELFAWIIGWDLILEMFLGASVVAQGWSAYLGTLMDQLGFPIPEAIGYGGTVDLMAILLVVVLGALMTFGIKESLRVNMVLVAVKIFIVLFVIVAGILFISPANWSPFVPPAQPTEAASGLTQPLLQFLSGVEPTAFGVGGIFAGAALVFFAYIGFDVVATTAEETKNPQRDMPIGIIASLLICTLLYCAVSLVVTGMVPYQELDPAAALANAFVYHGADWMATLISAGAVAGLTTVVLTLLIGATRIIFAMCRDALLPAGLAKVHPRLRTPWVISILVTIIVAVVAGFTPIGVLEEMVNIGTLSAFVLVAVGVIVLRRKRPDLPRSFRVPFSPWLPALSALISLYLMLNLTVETWLRFLIWLAIGFVIYFAYSRRHSRLGQPGYEDFALPHVVSHQREDRDGDPRAGEDRTR, encoded by the coding sequence ATGAGCATCCTGCGCACGAAATCTGTCGAGCAGGCGATCGCCGACACCGATGAGCCGGAGTTCCGTCTCAAGAAATCCCTGAGCGCCCTCGATCTGACGGTCTTCGGCGTCGGCGTGGTGATCGGCGCCGGCATCTTCACGCTCACGGGGCGAGCGGCGCACGATGTCGCCGGGCCCGCGATCGTGATCAGCTTCGTCGTGGCCGCGATCGCGTGCGCCCTGGCCGCCCTCTGCTACGCGGAGTTCGCCTCCACCGTGCCGGTGGCCGGCTCCGCGTACACGTTCTCGTACTCCTCGCTCGGAGAGCTCTTCGCGTGGATCATCGGCTGGGATCTCATCCTCGAGATGTTCCTCGGCGCGAGCGTCGTCGCGCAGGGGTGGAGCGCGTATCTCGGGACCCTCATGGATCAGCTCGGGTTCCCGATCCCCGAGGCGATCGGCTACGGCGGGACCGTGGACCTCATGGCGATCCTGCTCGTGGTCGTTCTCGGCGCCCTGATGACCTTCGGCATCAAGGAGTCGTTGCGCGTCAACATGGTGCTCGTCGCGGTCAAGATCTTCATCGTGCTCTTCGTCATCGTCGCCGGGATCCTGTTCATCAGTCCCGCGAACTGGTCGCCGTTCGTCCCGCCCGCTCAGCCCACCGAAGCGGCGTCGGGGCTCACCCAGCCGCTTCTGCAGTTCCTCTCGGGAGTCGAGCCGACGGCGTTCGGCGTCGGCGGCATCTTCGCCGGCGCAGCCCTCGTCTTCTTCGCCTACATCGGCTTCGACGTCGTCGCCACGACGGCCGAGGAGACGAAGAACCCGCAGCGCGACATGCCGATCGGCATCATCGCCTCGCTCCTGATCTGCACGCTCCTGTACTGCGCCGTCTCGCTCGTGGTCACCGGCATGGTGCCGTACCAGGAGCTCGACCCGGCCGCGGCGCTCGCGAACGCGTTCGTGTACCACGGCGCCGATTGGATGGCGACGCTCATCTCCGCCGGCGCGGTGGCAGGCCTGACCACGGTGGTGCTGACCCTCCTCATCGGCGCGACCCGCATCATCTTCGCGATGTGCCGCGACGCGCTGCTTCCGGCGGGACTGGCGAAGGTCCACCCGCGGCTGCGCACACCGTGGGTGATCTCCATCCTCGTCACGATCATCGTGGCCGTGGTCGCCGGATTCACGCCGATCGGCGTCCTGGAGGAGATGGTCAACATCGGCACTCTCTCGGCGTTCGTCCTCGTCGCCGTAGGCGTGATCGTGCTCCGCCGGAAGCGGCCTGACCTCCCGCGCAGCTTCCGTGTCCCCTTCAGTCCGTGGCTGCCGGCGCTCTCCGCGCTCATCAGCCTCTACCTGATGCTGAATCTGACCGTCGAGACCTGGCTGCGCTTCCTCATCTGGCTGGCGATCGGCTTCGTCATCTACTTCGCGTACTCGCGACGGCACTCACGGCTCGGGCAGCCCGGCTATGAGGACTTCGCGCTGCCGCACGTCGTCTCGCACCAGCGCGAGGACCGCGACGGAGATCCGCGGGCGGGTGAGGACCGCACGAGGTGA